In Flammeovirgaceae bacterium 311, one DNA window encodes the following:
- a CDS encoding hypothetical protein (COG2343 Uncharacterized protein conserved in bacteria) yields MKAIWNNTVIAESNDIVTVEGNSYFPLTSLNKEYVVESPTTSQCPWKGQAKYYTLQVEGTENKDAAWYYPDPKEEANAIRGRVAFWKGVQITE; encoded by the coding sequence ATGAAAGCCATATGGAATAATACCGTAATTGCAGAAAGCAATGATATAGTAACTGTTGAAGGCAACTCTTACTTTCCACTGACGTCTTTAAACAAAGAATATGTGGTAGAAAGTCCAACCACATCTCAGTGCCCCTGGAAAGGTCAGGCTAAATATTACACCCTTCAGGTAGAAGGGACTGAAAATAAGGATGCAGCCTGGTATTATCCCGACCCTAAAGAAGAAGCGAACGCTATTCGGGGTCGGGTTGCTTTCTGGAAAGGCGTTCAGATAACGGAGTAA
- a CDS encoding endonuclease/exonuclease/phosphatase (COG3021 Uncharacterized protein conserved in bacteria) has protein sequence MLSTFYIASGILFVFGILAWLNIQKWYVKIFDFGKFQFCILIVALIILYAIFIRDYNSTDLLVHLCLMVVLIGNFWVIFPFTPFYYKKEIPASKNTDELISLLICNVRQSNRETKRLKERIESSKPDVVLLTEVDEYWCNEVEESLAYLPHRILQPQDNTYGMAFYSKFKLENEQVNFYIEDDIPSIRCFIRINETDVINFFGLHPKPPAPWTKLLNKQAEVLLVSKLIEKLEDPTIVAGDMNDVGWSRITSIFKKVSGLADPRIGRGFFNTYNANIPFFRYPVDHLFVSDCFKVHKLNRMGHVGSDHFPMYATLSYEPKERKKVRERKESVSATVSAKKSPV, from the coding sequence ATGCTATCAACTTTTTACATAGCTAGCGGAATACTTTTTGTCTTCGGTATTCTGGCCTGGCTCAATATCCAAAAATGGTATGTAAAAATATTTGACTTCGGTAAATTCCAGTTTTGTATACTGATTGTAGCACTCATTATTCTGTATGCAATATTTATAAGAGACTACAACAGTACCGACTTACTGGTGCACCTGTGTCTCATGGTTGTGCTGATAGGCAACTTCTGGGTTATTTTCCCCTTTACTCCCTTTTATTATAAAAAAGAAATTCCAGCCAGCAAAAATACTGATGAGCTCATCAGTCTGCTGATATGTAATGTGCGCCAGAGCAATCGTGAGACAAAACGCCTGAAAGAGCGTATTGAGTCATCTAAGCCGGATGTGGTGCTCCTGACGGAGGTTGATGAATACTGGTGCAACGAAGTGGAAGAATCATTAGCCTATCTGCCCCACAGAATATTGCAGCCCCAGGATAATACCTATGGCATGGCTTTTTACAGCAAATTTAAGCTTGAAAATGAACAGGTTAATTTCTACATCGAGGATGATATTCCTTCAATCCGATGCTTTATCAGGATCAATGAAACAGATGTGATTAACTTTTTCGGGCTTCATCCAAAACCTCCGGCTCCCTGGACAAAGCTGCTGAACAAGCAGGCAGAAGTACTACTGGTATCTAAACTGATAGAAAAACTGGAAGATCCCACTATTGTAGCCGGAGATATGAATGATGTAGGCTGGTCCAGGATCACATCAATTTTCAAGAAGGTGAGCGGGCTGGCAGATCCAAGAATTGGCCGCGGTTTTTTCAATACCTATAATGCCAATATTCCTTTTTTCAGATACCCGGTAGACCACCTTTTTGTATCAGATTGCTTTAAGGTACACAAGCTTAACCGCATGGGGCATGTGGGCTCAGACCATTTCCCCATGTATGCCACCCTGAGCTATGAGCCGAAAGAAAGAAAAAAGGTAAGAGAACGTAAGGAATCGGTTTCCGCAACCGTTTCCGCAAAAAAAAGCCCTGTATAG
- a CDS encoding D-3-phosphoglycerate dehydrogenase (COG0560 Phosphoserine phosphatase), whose translation MANQKFFVIDFDSTFTKVEALDELAKISLEGHPEKNDRVQKIKEITDLGMDGRLSVKESLQRRIALLEANKDDLQKLIDQLQNEVSESFKRNREFIQTYKDNIYIISNGFRDFIEPVVTPFGVHPAHILANTFLFDEAGNITGFDPDNTLCGNNGKVEQLRLLELEGDVYVLGDGYTDYEIKAAGMANKFYAFTENIRRDAVVDKADHIAPNLDEFLFIQNMPRAFSYPKHRIRVLLLENIHPVAVEILRSEGFSVETVAGALDEDELIEQIKGVSILGIRSKTNVTERVLQAADRLMSIGAFCIGTNQIDLEAAAKRGIAVFNAPFSNTRSVVELTIASIIMLIRQIPDKSVQMHQGIWNKSAGGSHEVRGKKLGIIGYGNIGAQLSVVAEAVGMKVYYYDVVEKLALGNATKCRSLEELLNKADILSLHVDGRTSNKNLIDAEAFRQMKDGVLFLNMSRGHVVDIAALKDAINSKKVGGAAIDVFPKEPKTNDEEFQSELRGLPNVILTPHIGGSTLEAQYNIGEYVPARFTDYINGGSTTGSVNFPNLQLPRLENAHRLIHIHHNTPGILASINQILANHNINITGQYLKTNENIGYVITDIDKQYSQDVVKDLKNIKNTIKFRVLY comes from the coding sequence ATGGCCAATCAAAAATTCTTTGTTATTGATTTTGACAGTACATTTACCAAAGTTGAAGCGCTTGATGAACTGGCAAAAATCTCTCTGGAAGGGCATCCGGAAAAGAACGATCGTGTACAAAAAATCAAGGAAATCACTGATCTTGGAATGGATGGGCGCCTGTCGGTAAAAGAAAGTTTACAGCGCCGCATTGCCCTGCTGGAAGCCAATAAAGATGACCTGCAGAAGCTGATCGACCAGCTGCAAAACGAGGTGTCTGAAAGCTTTAAGCGCAACCGTGAATTTATACAGACCTACAAAGATAATATCTATATCATCTCAAATGGCTTCAGGGATTTCATTGAACCGGTAGTTACACCTTTTGGCGTGCACCCGGCGCACATTCTGGCCAATACATTCCTGTTCGATGAAGCAGGAAACATTACCGGTTTCGACCCTGATAACACCCTGTGCGGCAACAATGGCAAGGTAGAACAGCTAAGGCTGCTGGAGCTGGAGGGCGATGTGTACGTACTTGGAGATGGCTACACCGACTACGAAATAAAGGCTGCCGGCATGGCCAACAAGTTCTACGCTTTTACTGAAAATATCAGAAGAGATGCTGTTGTTGATAAGGCAGACCATATTGCACCGAATCTTGACGAGTTTCTTTTTATTCAAAACATGCCACGCGCTTTCTCTTACCCAAAACACCGTATCCGGGTACTGCTACTGGAGAACATACATCCGGTAGCCGTAGAGATCCTGCGCAGTGAAGGTTTTTCTGTAGAAACTGTTGCAGGAGCGCTGGATGAAGACGAGCTGATTGAGCAGATAAAAGGTGTGAGCATACTAGGTATTCGCAGCAAGACAAACGTTACGGAACGGGTGCTGCAGGCTGCCGACCGCCTGATGTCCATTGGCGCTTTTTGCATTGGCACCAATCAGATAGATCTGGAGGCTGCCGCAAAACGCGGCATAGCCGTGTTCAATGCTCCTTTCAGTAATACACGCTCTGTGGTAGAACTGACCATCGCCTCCATAATCATGCTGATCCGCCAGATCCCCGATAAGTCGGTACAGATGCATCAGGGCATCTGGAACAAATCTGCAGGTGGCAGCCATGAGGTAAGGGGGAAAAAACTGGGCATCATCGGCTATGGCAATATTGGTGCGCAGCTTAGTGTGGTGGCCGAGGCCGTAGGTATGAAAGTATATTATTACGATGTGGTAGAAAAGCTGGCGCTGGGAAATGCCACCAAATGCCGCAGCCTGGAAGAGCTGCTGAATAAGGCCGATATTTTAAGCCTGCACGTAGACGGACGCACCAGCAATAAAAACCTGATTGATGCCGAAGCCTTCAGGCAAATGAAAGATGGAGTGCTTTTCCTGAACATGAGCCGTGGCCATGTGGTAGACATTGCAGCCCTTAAAGATGCCATTAACAGCAAAAAAGTAGGCGGCGCAGCCATAGACGTTTTTCCTAAGGAGCCTAAAACCAACGACGAGGAGTTTCAAAGCGAACTAAGAGGTTTGCCCAACGTTATTCTCACCCCGCACATTGGTGGCAGCACCCTGGAGGCCCAGTACAACATTGGTGAATATGTACCCGCACGTTTTACCGATTACATCAATGGTGGCAGCACCACCGGCAGTGTAAACTTCCCTAACCTGCAGCTGCCCCGCCTGGAAAATGCGCACCGGCTCATCCATATTCACCACAACACGCCTGGCATTCTGGCAAGCATAAACCAGATTCTGGCAAACCATAACATAAACATTACCGGCCAATATCTCAAAACCAACGAGAACATCGGTTATGTAATTACGGATATCGATAAGCAGTACAGCCAGGATGTTGTGAAAGACCTTAAGAATATAAAGAACACCATTAAATTCCGTGTACTTTATTAA
- a CDS encoding glutamate dehydrogenase/leucine dehydrogenase (COG0334 Glutamate dehydrogenase/leucine dehydrogenase), whose amino-acid sequence MASIPDYSFFDDVNDFVDSACHYTDYPKGLIDQIKQCNSIYKFFFPIQLDNGSYQVIEAYRVQHSHHKLPTKGGIRYAETVNEDEVKALAALMSYKCALLNVPFGGAKGGVKINVANYDARTLERITRRYTMELIKKNFIGPAIDVPAPDYGTGPREMAWIYSTYQEFFPGTINASGSVTGKPLTQSGIAGRTEATGMGVMFGLREACCVTADMKRLGLSTGLDGKRIIVQGLGNVGYHSAKFLQEQGAIITGIAEYEGGIYNSNGLDVDEVYKHRRASRSILNFGNSKNITDSRELLEMECDILVPAALEGQITKENAPRIKAKIIGEGANGPVTSEAEEILTAKGVMILPDMYLNAGGVTVSYFEWLKNLNRIAFGRMDRRYNEMNNRRLVNAIEEASGTKLSPELKKEIIVGAGERDLVVSGLEEGMVTAYHGIHEKLHQKNMPNLRTAAFVVALDKIAANYIELGLFP is encoded by the coding sequence ATGGCATCCATTCCCGACTATAGTTTTTTTGATGATGTAAATGATTTTGTTGACAGTGCATGCCACTATACAGATTATCCTAAAGGCCTGATTGATCAGATCAAGCAATGTAACAGTATATACAAATTCTTTTTTCCTATACAGCTGGATAATGGCAGTTACCAGGTAATAGAGGCTTACCGCGTACAGCACTCCCACCACAAACTGCCTACAAAGGGCGGTATTCGCTACGCCGAAACAGTTAATGAAGATGAAGTAAAGGCACTAGCCGCCCTGATGAGTTATAAATGTGCGCTGCTGAACGTACCCTTTGGAGGGGCTAAAGGGGGCGTTAAAATAAACGTTGCCAATTATGATGCCCGTACGCTGGAGCGTATTACCCGCCGGTACACCATGGAGCTGATCAAAAAGAACTTTATTGGTCCTGCAATAGATGTACCCGCCCCTGATTATGGTACCGGACCCAGGGAAATGGCATGGATATACAGCACCTACCAGGAGTTTTTTCCTGGCACCATCAATGCCTCCGGAAGTGTTACCGGCAAACCCCTTACCCAAAGCGGCATAGCCGGCAGAACAGAAGCTACCGGTATGGGTGTGATGTTTGGCTTACGCGAAGCCTGCTGCGTTACAGCAGACATGAAAAGGCTGGGACTTAGTACGGGTCTCGACGGTAAACGAATAATTGTGCAGGGACTGGGCAATGTTGGTTACCACAGTGCTAAGTTTCTGCAGGAACAAGGTGCAATCATAACCGGCATTGCCGAATACGAAGGAGGTATTTACAACAGCAACGGCCTGGATGTTGACGAAGTGTACAAGCACCGCAGGGCTTCACGCAGCATCCTGAACTTTGGAAACTCCAAAAATATTACTGATTCCAGGGAGCTCCTGGAGATGGAGTGCGATATACTTGTGCCGGCAGCACTTGAGGGGCAGATTACTAAAGAAAATGCACCCAGGATCAAGGCAAAAATAATAGGCGAAGGTGCCAACGGACCAGTAACATCAGAGGCTGAAGAAATTCTTACTGCCAAAGGGGTTATGATACTGCCCGACATGTACCTGAATGCCGGAGGGGTAACGGTGAGTTATTTTGAATGGCTCAAAAACCTGAACCGTATAGCATTTGGAAGAATGGACAGGCGCTACAATGAAATGAACAACCGCCGCCTGGTGAATGCCATTGAAGAAGCAAGTGGAACCAAACTTTCTCCGGAATTGAAGAAAGAAATTATTGTAGGAGCCGGAGAGCGCGATCTGGTCGTATCAGGACTGGAAGAAGGTATGGTAACTGCTTATCATGGTATTCATGAAAAGCTGCATCAGAAAAATATGCCTAACCTGCGTACCGCTGCCTTTGTAGTGGCACTCGATAAAATTGCGGCTAATTATATTGAACTGGGACTTTTTCCCTAA